A single Actinomycetes bacterium DNA region contains:
- a CDS encoding sugar ABC transporter permease, with translation MAEVTLERGGARDGAQPARRRLADRDGFLAWAMLLPSIVYIVALVAVPFFLAIAFSFSDVTAGDPTFHWAGLRTFRRALDDPVFWRSLRNTFVFTVVSMALIVVLGKVLANILVADFRGKWLVRFLVLLPWTTPVALSAVAWLWMLDSIYSPIDWTLRQLGLLDGNAYWLGRPYLAMASVIAVHVWRLTPLSAVIIMAGLVAIPKDIHEAARVDGAGFWRRMLEVTIPLTLPVVAVAALFGAILTFTDMTVVYVLTRGGPTNSTQVLASWAFIRGIEGGDVAQGAAVALFLFPLLLAAAIAILRAVRRMEVL, from the coding sequence ATGGCCGAGGTGACGCTCGAACGCGGCGGCGCGCGAGACGGCGCGCAGCCGGCCAGGCGGCGCCTGGCCGACCGCGATGGCTTCCTGGCCTGGGCCATGCTGCTCCCGTCGATCGTCTACATCGTCGCGCTGGTCGCGGTCCCGTTCTTCCTCGCCATCGCGTTCAGCTTCAGCGACGTGACCGCTGGCGACCCCACCTTCCACTGGGCGGGGCTGCGCACCTTCCGGCGCGCCCTCGACGACCCCGTGTTCTGGCGCTCGCTGCGCAACACCTTCGTGTTCACCGTGGTGTCGATGGCCCTCATCGTGGTGCTCGGCAAGGTCCTCGCCAACATCCTGGTGGCCGACTTCCGCGGCAAGTGGCTGGTGCGCTTCCTGGTGCTGCTGCCGTGGACCACCCCGGTGGCGCTGTCGGCGGTCGCGTGGCTGTGGATGCTCGACTCGATCTACAGCCCGATCGACTGGACCCTGCGCCAGCTCGGGCTCCTCGACGGCAACGCCTACTGGCTGGGCCGGCCGTACCTGGCCATGGCCTCGGTCATCGCGGTGCACGTGTGGCGGCTGACCCCGCTGTCGGCGGTGATCATCATGGCCGGGCTGGTCGCCATCCCGAAGGACATCCACGAGGCGGCGCGCGTGGACGGCGCCGGCTTCTGGCGGCGCATGCTCGAGGTGACGATCCCGCTCACGCTGCCCGTGGTCGCGGTCGCCGCGCTGTTCGGCGCGATCCTGACCTTCACCGACATGACCGTGGTCTACGTGCTCACCCGCGGGGGGCCGACCAACTCCACCCAGGTGCTGGCGAGCTGGGCGTTCATCCGCGGCATCGAAGGCGGCGACGTGGCCCAGGGCGCCGCGGTGGCGCTGTTCCTGTTCCCGCTGCTGCTGGCCGCCGCCAT
- a CDS encoding ABC transporter ATP-binding protein, producing MTVVVEVRKLVKEFDGGRVHAVDGVDLATEEGEYLVLLGPSGCGKTTLLRTIAGLEQPTEGEVRIGGHVVNELPPRARKIAMVFQSYALYPHKTVRQNIVFPLRAERLDKAEQERKARWAADLLGIGHLLARRPRQLSGGERQRVALARALVREPRVFLLDEPLSNLDAKLRASARDELKRFQQRVGTTTIYVTHDQAEAMGLGDRIAVMDHGKVRQLGPPVEVYDDPADTFVATFLGSPPMNLVPRDGRLVGFRPEHLLPVEVVPGTDRTTLPLRVERIEYLSGDRHVYGTASRIGEDTRVIARLPAIVPTPIAAGETHEFAVHASRLRFFDAATGERTEPVRVGG from the coding sequence GTGACCGTCGTCGTCGAAGTCAGGAAGCTCGTCAAGGAGTTCGACGGCGGGCGCGTCCACGCCGTCGACGGGGTCGACCTCGCCACCGAGGAGGGCGAGTACCTGGTGCTGCTCGGCCCGTCGGGGTGCGGCAAGACCACACTGCTGCGCACGATCGCCGGGCTCGAGCAGCCCACCGAAGGGGAGGTGCGCATCGGCGGGCACGTGGTCAACGAGCTGCCGCCCCGGGCCCGCAAGATCGCCATGGTCTTCCAGAGCTACGCGCTCTACCCCCACAAGACCGTCCGGCAGAACATCGTCTTCCCGCTCCGGGCGGAGCGGCTCGACAAGGCCGAGCAGGAGCGCAAGGCGCGGTGGGCGGCGGACCTGCTCGGCATCGGCCACCTGCTCGCTCGCAGGCCGCGCCAGCTCTCCGGGGGTGAGCGGCAGCGCGTGGCGCTGGCCCGCGCCCTGGTCCGCGAGCCACGCGTCTTCCTGCTCGACGAGCCGCTGTCGAACCTCGACGCCAAGCTGCGCGCGAGCGCCCGCGACGAGCTCAAGCGGTTCCAGCAGCGGGTCGGGACGACCACCATCTACGTCACCCACGACCAGGCCGAGGCCATGGGGCTCGGCGACCGGATCGCGGTCATGGACCACGGCAAGGTGCGCCAGCTCGGCCCGCCCGTGGAGGTCTACGACGACCCGGCCGACACCTTCGTGGCCACCTTCCTCGGCTCGCCGCCCATGAACCTGGTGCCGCGCGACGGCCGCCTGGTCGGGTTCCGGCCCGAGCACCTGCTGCCGGTCGAGGTCGTCCCCGGGACCGACCGGACCACGCTGCCGCTGCGGGTGGAACGGATCGAGTACCTCTCCGGCGACCGGCACGTCTACGGGACCGCCTCCCGGATCGGTGAGGACACCCGCGTCATCGCCCGGCTGCCGGCCATCGTGCCGACCCCGATCGCGGCCGGCGAGACCCACGAGTTCGCCGTGCACGCCAGCCGGCTGCGCTTCTTCGACGCGGCCACCGGGGAGCGCACCGAACCCGTCCGGGTCGGGGGGTGA
- a CDS encoding extracellular solute-binding protein has protein sequence MTDSGSRPSPLWTPDRRQFLRTVGLAGLGVALGACTSEPGGGGPGGGTAVPGAAAPTTTFAEPRTKLSGDLKILLWSHFVPSHDQWFDPFAKEWGRQAGVNVTVDHIDNAQIPTRIAAEVQAGQGHDLIQYIATLSQFEPSVNDLKDITDEASSRWGQQLELCKQSSFNPATGRFYAYAPGWVPDPGDYRTSLWQAVGLPNGPSTWDELLKGGSEIKKSKGTQLGIGMSQEIDSNMAGRALLWSYGASVQDQNERVVLNSDEAVAAVEFMTKLFKQAMTDEVFSWNAASNNQGLIAGKLSYILNSISAWRTAQGANPKVADDISFVPALRGPKDARAAQHVMYNWIVPKHAKNVDAAKEFLLHYTSNFAAATYASKLYDFPAWSKLVPQLEGWLANDPFGAKPANKLAFLKDATNWSTNIGHPGPSNTAIGEVFGTFVIPTMFARAARGEANPKQAVAQAEAQIKPIFEKWRSRGLVGGA, from the coding sequence ATGACCGACAGCGGTTCAAGACCGAGTCCACTGTGGACACCTGACAGGCGCCAGTTCCTACGGACGGTCGGCCTGGCCGGGCTGGGGGTGGCGCTCGGCGCCTGCACCAGCGAGCCGGGCGGCGGCGGACCCGGCGGCGGCACCGCGGTACCCGGGGCGGCGGCGCCCACCACGACCTTCGCGGAGCCGCGGACCAAGCTCTCCGGCGACCTCAAGATCCTGCTCTGGAGCCACTTCGTGCCCAGCCACGACCAGTGGTTCGACCCGTTCGCCAAGGAGTGGGGCAGGCAGGCCGGGGTCAACGTCACCGTCGACCACATCGACAACGCGCAGATCCCCACCCGCATCGCCGCCGAGGTCCAGGCCGGGCAGGGTCACGACCTCATCCAGTACATCGCGACGCTGTCGCAGTTCGAGCCGAGCGTCAACGACCTCAAGGACATCACCGACGAGGCCAGCAGCCGCTGGGGCCAGCAGCTGGAGCTGTGCAAGCAGTCCAGCTTCAACCCGGCCACCGGCAGGTTCTACGCGTACGCGCCCGGCTGGGTGCCCGACCCGGGGGACTACCGCACGTCGCTGTGGCAGGCGGTGGGCCTGCCCAACGGGCCCTCGACCTGGGACGAGCTGCTCAAGGGCGGAAGCGAGATCAAGAAGAGCAAGGGGACCCAGCTCGGCATCGGCATGTCCCAGGAGATCGACTCCAACATGGCCGGGCGGGCCCTGCTGTGGTCCTATGGCGCGTCGGTCCAGGACCAGAACGAGCGGGTCGTGCTCAACTCCGACGAGGCCGTGGCCGCGGTCGAGTTCATGACCAAGCTGTTCAAGCAGGCGATGACCGACGAGGTCTTCTCCTGGAACGCCGCATCCAACAACCAGGGCCTGATCGCGGGCAAGCTCTCCTACATCCTCAACTCGATCTCGGCCTGGCGCACCGCCCAGGGCGCCAACCCCAAGGTCGCCGACGACATCTCGTTCGTCCCGGCGCTGCGCGGACCCAAGGACGCGCGCGCCGCCCAGCACGTGATGTACAACTGGATCGTTCCCAAGCACGCCAAGAACGTCGACGCGGCCAAGGAGTTCCTGCTCCACTACACGTCCAACTTCGCGGCGGCCACCTACGCCTCCAAGCTCTACGACTTCCCAGCGTGGTCGAAGCTGGTACCCCAGCTCGAGGGCTGGCTGGCCAACGACCCGTTCGGCGCCAAGCCCGCGAACAAGCTCGCGTTCCTCAAGGACGCCACGAACTGGAGCACCAACATCGGCCACCCCGGGCCGTCCAACACCGCGATCGGCGAGGTCTTCGGGACGTTCGTGATCCCGACCATGTTCGCCAGGGCGGCGCGCGGGGAGGCCAACCCCAAGCAGGCGGTGGCCCAGGCCGAGGCCCAGATCAAGCCGATCTTCGAGAAGTGGCGCTCCCGCGGCCTGGTCGGCGGCGCGTGA
- a CDS encoding peroxiredoxin, protein MPIEIGQEAPDFALKDQNGAVQRLAELRGAKNVVVVFYPLAFSGICTAELCQLRDDLPSFESDRVTTMAVSVDSPYVQRAFADREGYEFTLLSDFWPHGETARAYGVFNEERGFANRGTFIVDKQGVVRYRTVHQPAEPRDPEEYRKALAALG, encoded by the coding sequence ATGCCCATCGAGATCGGCCAGGAGGCCCCCGACTTCGCCCTCAAGGACCAGAACGGCGCCGTGCAGCGGCTGGCGGAGCTCCGCGGCGCCAAGAACGTCGTGGTCGTCTTCTACCCGCTCGCCTTCTCCGGGATCTGCACCGCCGAGCTCTGCCAGCTCCGCGACGACCTGCCGAGCTTCGAGAGCGACCGCGTGACCACGATGGCCGTGTCGGTGGACTCCCCCTACGTGCAGCGGGCGTTCGCCGACCGCGAGGGCTACGAGTTCACCCTGCTCAGCGACTTCTGGCCCCACGGCGAGACGGCCAGGGCCTACGGGGTGTTCAACGAGGAGCGCGGCTTCGCCAACCGCGGCACCTTCATCGTCGACAAGCAGGGCGTGGTCCGCTACCGGACCGTCCACCAGCCCGCCGAGCCCCGCGACCCGGAGGAGTACCGCAAGGCCCTGGCCGCTCTGGGGTAG
- a CDS encoding XdhC family protein has protein sequence MSDVFEALATARRAGRPVVMGTTVRIEGDPPSAPGNRALFGARGELLAGTIGCNGLDRRTGADGHGLLEAGERSGLRRYTSFEGEPGEGVVEVFLEAFAGQARLVVGGGGPVAGALAAIGEVLGLAVTAEPPGSATFAEASTGLGPGDAVVFVDHDDPDLVPAVTRVLEGQAGYVGVMGSRRHTPGFVAILREAGLDLARLHSPTGLDVGARVPPEIALSILAEVLAATRGRAGGSLDIVGHPSG, from the coding sequence ATGAGTGACGTGTTCGAGGCCCTTGCCACGGCCCGGCGGGCGGGGCGACCGGTGGTGATGGGCACCACGGTCCGCATCGAGGGCGACCCGCCCTCGGCGCCGGGCAACCGGGCCCTGTTCGGCGCTCGCGGGGAGCTGCTGGCCGGCACGATCGGCTGCAACGGGCTCGACCGCAGGACCGGGGCTGACGGGCACGGCCTGCTCGAGGCCGGGGAGCGGTCGGGGCTGCGCCGCTACACCAGCTTCGAGGGGGAGCCGGGGGAGGGCGTCGTCGAGGTCTTCCTGGAGGCGTTCGCCGGGCAGGCCCGGCTGGTGGTCGGCGGCGGCGGCCCGGTGGCCGGCGCGCTCGCCGCCATCGGCGAGGTGCTGGGCCTGGCCGTCACGGCCGAGCCGCCGGGGTCGGCGACGTTCGCCGAGGCCAGCACCGGCCTTGGGCCGGGCGACGCGGTGGTCTTCGTCGACCACGACGACCCCGACCTGGTGCCCGCGGTCACCAGGGTCCTCGAGGGGCAGGCGGGGTACGTCGGGGTCATGGGGAGCCGGCGCCACACCCCCGGGTTCGTGGCCATCCTGCGGGAGGCCGGGCTGGACCTCGCTAGGCTGCACAGCCCCACCGGGCTCGACGTCGGCGCGCGCGTGCCGCCCGAGATCGCCCTGTCGATCCTGGCCGAGGTCCTGGCCGCGACCCGGGGCCGCGCCGGCGGCAGCCTCGACATCGTGGGCCACCCTTCCGGCTGA
- a CDS encoding rhodanese-like domain-containing protein, translating into MTHHYDPDILELAPVEVKAGMEAGTVLLLDIRSGALYEQSGEHVPGDRRFPASPSPTDLASLDRDRLVVAYCDCPGEAGSLGFGTRLRRAGFPRVGVLLGGLAGWKAAGLGAVPVPDLDAGQE; encoded by the coding sequence GTGACCCACCACTACGACCCCGACATCCTCGAGCTCGCTCCGGTCGAGGTGAAGGCGGGCATGGAGGCCGGCACGGTCCTGCTCCTCGACATCCGCTCGGGCGCGCTCTACGAGCAGTCGGGCGAGCACGTGCCCGGCGACCGGCGCTTCCCGGCCAGCCCGAGCCCGACCGACCTCGCCTCGCTGGACCGGGACCGGCTGGTGGTCGCCTACTGCGACTGCCCAGGCGAGGCAGGCAGCCTCGGGTTCGGCACCCGCCTGCGCCGGGCCGGGTTCCCGCGGGTGGGCGTCCTGCTGGGCGGGCTGGCAGGCTGGAAGGCGGCCGGACTGGGCGCGGTGCCCGTGCCGGACCTCGACGCCGGGCAGGAGTGA
- a CDS encoding aconitate hydratase encodes MQGTLTAKILEAHLVEGRLAPGEEIALGIDQTLLQDATGTMACMELEALGFDEVKVGTAMQYVDHNMLQFDHRNADDHLFLQTFAARYGIRFSRAGNGICHQVHTERVARPGATLLGADSHTPTSGSVGSIAIGAGGLEVALAMAGQPFRTPTPTVVGVRLDGELPAWVASKDLILWLIRKYTVKGGLNRIFEFTGPGVAALPVTQRATVCNMITELGGTTAIFPSDEQTRRFLRRQQREHDWVELGPDPDASYDEQVEVDLSTLEPLIAKPSQPDNVVAVEEVAGTEVFQVCFGSSVNSWYEDLAIPAAVLRGSHLPATTAGTVSPGSRQILTTITTSGVLEDLERAGARILEPACGPCVGIGQAPPSGKASVRTFNRNFKGRSGTVDDQVYLASPATTAATGLHGRITDPRTLGDPPEIDDPDPVVDDFMILDPAPPAERERIEIIRGPNIKTPPIPPPLPDDMTGRVLIVLPDNISTGSMAPDGAIVMADRSNVAAIAEYTFMKEDAEFVQRAKDWGGGFIVAGENYGQGSSREHAALAPLQLGIRGVLARGFARIHRRNLIAQGLVPLFIDAEAHERLEVGDQLSIGGLREAVAGGAQQVDVEVEGKGGFQARLDLSPREREVVVAGGVVNQLKQQAGSR; translated from the coding sequence ATGCAGGGCACGCTGACCGCCAAGATCCTCGAGGCGCACCTGGTCGAGGGGCGGCTCGCCCCGGGCGAGGAGATCGCCCTGGGGATCGACCAGACCCTGCTCCAGGACGCCACCGGCACGATGGCCTGCATGGAGTTGGAGGCCCTCGGCTTTGACGAGGTCAAGGTCGGCACCGCCATGCAGTACGTCGACCACAACATGCTCCAGTTCGACCACCGCAACGCCGACGACCACCTGTTCCTGCAGACGTTCGCGGCCCGGTACGGCATCCGCTTCTCCCGGGCCGGCAACGGCATCTGCCACCAGGTCCACACCGAGCGGGTGGCCCGGCCGGGCGCGACCCTGCTCGGCGCCGACTCCCACACGCCGACCTCGGGGTCGGTCGGCTCGATCGCCATCGGCGCCGGCGGGCTCGAGGTGGCGCTGGCAATGGCCGGCCAGCCGTTCCGGACGCCCACGCCGACCGTGGTCGGCGTGCGGCTCGACGGCGAGCTGCCGGCCTGGGTGGCCTCCAAGGACCTCATCCTGTGGCTCATCCGCAAGTACACGGTGAAGGGTGGCCTCAACCGGATCTTCGAGTTCACCGGGCCGGGCGTGGCCGCCCTGCCGGTCACCCAGCGGGCCACCGTGTGCAACATGATCACCGAGCTGGGCGGGACCACCGCGATCTTCCCGTCCGACGAGCAGACGCGCCGGTTCCTGCGCCGCCAGCAGCGGGAGCACGACTGGGTCGAGCTCGGCCCCGACCCCGACGCCAGCTACGACGAGCAGGTCGAGGTCGACCTGTCCACCCTCGAGCCGCTGATCGCCAAGCCGTCCCAGCCCGACAACGTGGTGGCGGTGGAGGAGGTCGCGGGCACCGAGGTGTTCCAGGTCTGCTTCGGGTCGAGCGTGAACTCCTGGTACGAGGACCTGGCCATCCCCGCCGCCGTCCTGCGGGGCAGCCACCTGCCCGCGACCACGGCCGGCACCGTCTCCCCGGGCAGCCGCCAGATCCTCACCACGATCACCACCTCGGGCGTGCTCGAGGACCTGGAGCGGGCCGGGGCGCGCATCCTCGAGCCGGCCTGCGGCCCGTGCGTGGGCATCGGGCAGGCGCCCCCGTCGGGCAAGGCGAGCGTGCGCACCTTCAACCGGAACTTCAAGGGCCGCTCGGGGACCGTGGACGACCAGGTGTACCTGGCCTCGCCGGCGACCACGGCAGCCACCGGCCTGCACGGCAGGATCACCGACCCACGCACCCTGGGTGACCCTCCCGAGATCGACGACCCGGACCCGGTGGTGGACGACTTCATGATCCTCGACCCGGCCCCGCCCGCCGAGCGCGAGCGCATCGAGATCATCCGCGGCCCGAACATCAAGACGCCGCCGATCCCGCCACCGCTGCCCGACGACATGACCGGCCGGGTCCTGATCGTCCTGCCAGACAACATCTCCACCGGGTCGATGGCGCCCGACGGGGCGATCGTCATGGCAGACCGCTCCAACGTGGCCGCGATCGCCGAGTACACCTTCATGAAGGAGGACGCGGAGTTCGTGCAGCGGGCCAAGGACTGGGGGGGCGGCTTCATCGTGGCCGGGGAGAACTACGGTCAGGGCTCGAGCCGCGAGCACGCCGCGCTCGCCCCGCTGCAGCTCGGCATCAGGGGCGTGCTGGCCCGGGGGTTCGCGCGCATCCACCGGCGCAACCTGATCGCGCAGGGCCTGGTGCCGCTGTTCATCGACGCCGAGGCCCACGAGCGGCTCGAGGTCGGCGACCAGCTCTCGATCGGCGGGCTGCGCGAGGCGGTGGCCGGTGGCGCCCAGCAGGTGGACGTGGAGGTCGAGGGCAAGGGTGGCTTCCAGGCCCGGCTCGACCTCTCCCCCCGCGAGCGCGAGGTGGTCGTGGCCGGCGGCGTGGTCAACCAGCTCAAGCAGCAGGCGGGCAGCAGGTGA
- the aat gene encoding leucyl/phenylalanyl-tRNA--protein transferase: MDREGGGLHDGPGAPLRVAASRWEFPDPAAAGPDGVVGFGADLEPETLVHAYRHGIFPWPHPRVPLPWFSPDPRGVLPLEGLEVSRSLRQRLRGCGWHTTVDQAFDAVIAACADRRGEGTWITGRMRAAYRRLHRIGWAHSLEVWDDGTLAGGLYGLLLGGVFTGESMFHRTTDASKVALVDLVTRLAEGGGCLVDVQVLTPHLVRLGAREIPRADYLALLGRVRDDPVRLPDDRRPAAALAGG; the protein is encoded by the coding sequence TTGGATCGAGAGGGTGGGGGACTGCACGACGGCCCGGGCGCGCCGCTCCGGGTGGCGGCGTCCCGGTGGGAGTTCCCGGACCCGGCCGCGGCCGGGCCCGACGGCGTGGTCGGCTTCGGGGCCGACCTCGAGCCGGAGACGCTCGTGCACGCCTACCGGCACGGGATCTTCCCCTGGCCCCACCCGCGAGTGCCGCTGCCGTGGTTCTCGCCCGACCCCCGGGGCGTTCTGCCTCTCGAAGGGCTGGAGGTGTCGCGCTCGCTCCGCCAGCGGCTGCGCGGCTGCGGCTGGCACACCACCGTGGACCAGGCGTTCGACGCGGTGATCGCCGCCTGCGCGGACCGGCGGGGCGAGGGCACCTGGATCACCGGACGGATGCGGGCCGCCTACCGGCGCCTACACCGGATCGGCTGGGCACACAGCCTCGAGGTCTGGGACGACGGGACCCTGGCCGGCGGGCTGTACGGGCTCCTGCTCGGGGGTGTGTTCACCGGCGAGTCCATGTTCCACCGAACCACCGACGCATCCAAGGTCGCCCTGGTCGACCTGGTGACCCGGCTCGCCGAGGGGGGCGGCTGCCTCGTCGACGTGCAGGTGCTCACCCCCCATCTCGTGCGCCTGGGCGCGCGCGAGATCCCCAGGGCCGACTACCTCGCCCTGCTCGGCCGGGTGCGGGACGACCCGGTGCGCCTGCCCGACGACCGGCGGCCGGCTGCCGCCCTGGCCGGCGGGTAG
- a CDS encoding nuclear transport factor 2 family protein translates to MAVDRQQVAAWLDAYVQAWRTYDPKAIGELFSEDAVYAYEPWGEPERGREAIVAAWLEERDEPGTYKGSYEPLAVDGDLAVATGRSRYFEPDGTLQREYHNVFALRFDGEGRCREFREWYMLRRENAD, encoded by the coding sequence ATGGCCGTTGACAGGCAGCAGGTGGCCGCCTGGCTCGACGCGTACGTGCAGGCGTGGCGGACCTATGACCCCAAGGCGATCGGCGAGCTGTTCAGCGAGGACGCCGTGTACGCGTACGAGCCGTGGGGGGAGCCGGAACGGGGCCGGGAGGCGATCGTCGCGGCGTGGCTGGAGGAGCGGGACGAGCCGGGCACCTACAAGGGCAGCTACGAGCCGCTCGCGGTCGACGGCGACCTGGCCGTGGCCACCGGCCGCAGCCGCTACTTCGAGCCCGACGGCACCCTCCAGCGGGAGTACCACAACGTCTTCGCGCTCCGGTTCGACGGCGAGGGCCGCTGCCGGGAGTTCCGGGAGTGGTACATGCTGCGGCGCGAGAACGCCGACTGA
- a CDS encoding STAS domain-containing protein, with the protein MVIDGSLTGADVPRLCDRVRVLLEGTDAELVVCDVGAVVHPNVCTVDALARLQLMARRLGRQVRLRHASSELQELLTFVGLSDVLPLSAGLPLGRRSWQTEEREQSRRVQEGVESDDPPA; encoded by the coding sequence GTGGTCATCGACGGTTCGCTCACTGGCGCCGATGTGCCGCGCCTGTGCGATCGCGTGCGCGTCCTGCTCGAGGGCACTGACGCCGAGCTGGTCGTCTGTGACGTGGGCGCGGTTGTCCATCCGAACGTCTGCACGGTCGACGCTTTGGCCCGGCTGCAGCTCATGGCGCGGCGGCTCGGGCGCCAGGTTCGGCTGCGCCACGCCTCGTCGGAACTGCAGGAGCTCCTCACCTTCGTCGGGCTGAGCGACGTCCTACCGCTCAGCGCCGGCCTACCGCTCGGGCGGCGAAGCTGGCAGACCGAAGAGCGGGAACAGAGTCGCCGTGTCCAGGAAGGCGTTGAATCCGACGATCCGCCTGCCTGA
- a CDS encoding TIGR03086 family metal-binding protein, which yields MTVVRGPIALLARALDQTGVIISRVRSEQATMPTPCRSWDVRALVNHVVQDVQQFTVMAGGGAWEQRDTDVIGDDWAAAYRQAAGSLLAAWQHEGALDQTVQLPSGEVPATWRVDQQIADLAVHGWDIAKATGQSTDLDPELGQLALDWARQNLQPQFRGDEASGRVFGPEVAVRADAPLYDRLAGFFGRTPS from the coding sequence ATGACCGTGGTCCGCGGCCCTATCGCCCTGCTTGCCCGTGCGCTGGATCAGACCGGCGTCATCATCTCCCGGGTTCGGTCCGAGCAGGCGACGATGCCGACCCCGTGCCGTTCCTGGGACGTGCGCGCCCTGGTCAACCACGTCGTCCAGGACGTGCAACAGTTCACCGTGATGGCGGGCGGCGGAGCGTGGGAACAGCGCGACACCGACGTCATCGGCGACGACTGGGCCGCAGCCTATCGCCAGGCGGCCGGCTCGCTGCTGGCGGCCTGGCAGCATGAGGGTGCCCTCGACCAGACGGTGCAGCTACCCTCCGGCGAGGTCCCGGCCACCTGGCGGGTCGACCAGCAGATCGCCGACCTCGCCGTCCACGGCTGGGACATCGCCAAGGCGACCGGGCAGTCGACCGACCTTGACCCTGAACTTGGGCAGCTGGCGCTCGATTGGGCCAGACAGAACCTCCAGCCGCAGTTCCGCGGCGACGAGGCAAGCGGACGCGTGTTCGGGCCCGAAGTGGCGGTGCGCGCCGACGCGCCGCTCTACGACCGTCTCGCGGGGTTCTTCGGGCGGACCCCGAGCTGA